From one Lycium ferocissimum isolate CSIRO_LF1 chromosome 5, AGI_CSIRO_Lferr_CH_V1, whole genome shotgun sequence genomic stretch:
- the LOC132056790 gene encoding LRR receptor-like serine/threonine-protein kinase GHR1 yields MKLIKFLMFFVLYIGSAMGQLPSPDILALLEFKKGIKHDPTGFVLESWNEESIDFNGCPSSWNGIMCNGGNVAAVVLDNLGLFANVDLSVFANLTMLVKLSMANNSIAGEMPSNIGKFKSLEYLDLSGNRFTSSLPPEVGKLGSLKNLSIAGNNFSGPIPDTISGLMSVQSLDLSHNLFSGPIPSSLMKLTGLVYLNLSVNGFTKKIPKGFELMENLEVLDLHGNMLDGNLDPELLLLTTATHVDLSGNLLVNSASQQQKFLPGISETVKYLNLSHNQLRGSLVSGNEAQIFGNLKVLDLSYNQLSGELPSFNFVYDLQVLKLGNNLFSGFIPNDLLKGDALVITELDLSGNNLTGSIIMITSTTLRTLNLSSNALSGELPFLTGSSAVLDLSKNQFEGNLTRMLKWGNIEFLDLSQNRLTGNIPEVTAQFLRLYHLNLSHNILTGSLPKVITQFPKTTVLDLSFNQFDGPLLTSLLTLPTIEELHLQNNALVGSIDFSPTASTSKLRVLDLSHNQFAGDFPDGFGSLTALQVLDISGNNFSGSLPTSMGNVSSLISLDISENHFTRQLPKNLPNSLQSFNASLNDLSGVVPENLRKFPLSSFYPGNSQLQFPNPPSGSGQASSGSHKSRQLKTIIKVVIIVACMVVLVIIILLAIFVFYLRASRKSQAHVSDKDMRRQTQSNPSGFSSREGAGGAAQDLTASRKASSSEIISPDEKMTAVTGFSPSKASHFTWSPGSGDSYTAESLARLDVRSPDSLAGELYFLDDTISFTAEELSRAPAEVLGRSSHGTSYRATLDNGWLLTVKWLREGVAKQRKEFTKEAKKFANIRHPNVVGLRGYYWGPTQHEKLILSDYISPGSLASFLYDRPGRKGPPLTWPQRIKISVDIARGLNYLHFDREVPHGNLKATNILLDGPDLNAKVADYCLHRLMTQAGTIEQILDAGVLGYRAPELAASKKPLPSFKSDVYAFGVILLELLTGKCAGDVVSGEDGGVDLTDWVRLKVAEGGGSNCFDNALSPQMGNPAMEKQMKEVLAIALRCIRSVSERPGIKTVYEDLSSI; encoded by the exons ATGAAGTTAATTAAGTTCTTGATGTTTTTTGTTCTTTATATTGGCTCTGCCATGGGGCAGCTTCCTTCACCGGACATATTGGCGTTGCTCGAGTTTAAGAAAGGTATCAAGCATGATCCAACAGGGTTTGTACTTGAATCTTGGAATGAGGAATCCATTGATTTTAATGGATGTCCTTCATCTTGGAATGGTATAATGTGTAATGGTGGTAATGTTGCAGCAGTTGTCCTTGACAACTTGGGATTATTTGCTAATGTAGATTTGAGTGTATTTGCTAACCTAACAATGCTTGTTAAGCTCTCAATGGCAAACAATTCAATTGCTGGGGAAATGCCTAGTAACATAGGTAAGTTCAAGAGCCTTGAGTATCTGGATCTCTCAGGTAATCGTTTCACCTCCTCTTTACCGCCGGAGGTTGGAAAGCTAGGGAGCTTAAAGAATCTATCGATAGCTGGTAATAACTTCTCCGGCCCAATACCGGACACAATTTCAGGGCTCATGTCGGTCCAATCTTTGGACTTGAGTCACAATTTGTTTTCTGGGCCAATACCTTCATCTTTGATGAAATTGACTGGTTTGGTATACCTTAATCTATCTGTTAATGGATTCACAAAGAAAATTCCGAAAGGATTTGAGTTGATGGAAAATCTTGAAGTGCTTGACTTGCACGGGAATATGCTTGATGGCAATTTGGATCCAGAATTGTTGCTGCTTACCACTGCAACTCATGTTGACTTGAGTGGAAATTTGCTAGTTAATTCTGCTTCGCAGCAGCAGAAGTTTCTGCCTGGGATATCTGAGACGGTCAAGTATTTGAATCTTAGCCATAATCAGCTAAGGGGTTCACTTGTAAGTGGCAATGAAGCTCAGATATTTGGGAACTTGAAGGTCCTGGATTTGAGCTACAATCAGCTGTCAGGGGAATTACCTAGTTTCAATTTTGTTTATGACCTTCAGGTCCTTAAACTTGGCAACAACTTATTTTCTGGATTTATTCCCAATGATCTTTTGAAAGGAGATGCATTGGTTATCACTGAGTTGGATTTAAGTGGAAACAACCTCACAG GTTCAATAATCATGATAACATCGACAACATTGCGCACCCTTAACTTATCCTCCAATGCTCTTTCTGGTGAACTTCCCTTCTTGACAGGAAGTTCTGCGGTGCTTGATCTCTCGAAAAATCAGTTTGAAGGTAATCTAACTAGAATGCTGAAATGGGGAAATATTGAATTTCTTGACCTCAGCCAAAACCGTTTGACTGGAAACATCCCTGAGGTTACAGCTCAGTTTCTGCGTTTATATCACCTCAACCTTTCACACAATATCCTTACAGGATCTCTCCCAAAAGTTATCACACAGTTTCCTAAGACCACTGTCCTTGATCTCAGTTTCAACCAGTTTGATGGGCCTCTCCTTACTTCTCTACTAACTCTGCCCACTATTGAAGAACTTCACCTACAAAACAATGCACTTGTTGGAAGCATTGATTTCTCTCCTACGGCTAGTACTTCTAAGCTTCGTGTTCTAGATCTTTCTCATAATCAGTTCGCTGGTGATTTCCCGGATGGATTTGGGTCATTGACTGCACTTCAAGTACTAGATATATCAGGAAATAATTTCTCTGGATCTCTGCCAACTTCCATGGGTAATGTTagctctcttatttctttagACATTTCAGAGAATCATTTCACCAGACAACTGCCAAAAAACCTGCCTAACAGCCTCCAAAGCTTTAATGCATCACTCAATGACTTATCTGGTGTCGTGCCTGAGAACTTGAGAAAATTTCCCTTATCATCTTTCTACCCAGGAAACTCTCAACTTCAATTTCCAAACCCTCCCTCAGGATCTGGTCAAGCTTCATCAGGAAGTCATAAGAGCAGGCAACTTAAAACTATTATCAAAGTGGTGATCATTGTTGCTTGTATGGTTGTTCTTGTTATTATAATCTTGCTAGCCATTTTTGTATTCTACTTACGGGCATCAAGGAAATCTCAGGCACATGTTAGCGACAAAGACATGCGCCGTCAAACCCAGTCAAATCCTTCTGGTTTTAGCAGTAGAGAAGGTGCTGGTGGTGCAGCACAAGATCTTACGGCTTCACGGAAAGCATCATCATCAGAAATAATTAGTCCTGACGAGAAAATGACAGCTGTAACTGGTTTCTCCCCTTCAAAAGCTAGTCATTTCACATGGTCACCAGGGTCAGGTGATTCATATACTGCCGAAAGCCTTGCAAGACTGGATGTGAGGTCTCCAGATAGTCTGGCTGGAGAGCTCTACTTCCTTGATGATACAATCTCTTTTACAGCTGAGGAACTATCTAGGGCCCCAGCTGAAGTCTTAGGCAGAAGCAGCCATGGGACATCTTACAGGGCAACACTAGATAATGGGTGGCTCTTGACTGTAAAATGGCTAAGAGAAGGAGTGGCGAAACAGAGAAAGGAGTTCACAAAGGAGGCTAAAAAGTTCGCCAATATTAGACATCCAAATGTGGTGGGATTAAGAGGTTATTACTGGGGTCCCACACAACATGAGAAGCTTATTCTTTCAGATTACATATCTCCTGGAAGTCTAGCAAGTTTTCTTTATG ATCGACCTGGAAGAAAGGGTCCTCCCCTAACGTGGCCCCAAAGAATCAAAATATCAGTTGATATTGCGCGTGGCCTGAATTATCTCCATTTTGACCGTGAGGTTCCTCATGGAAACCTCAAAGCAACCAACATCTTGTTGGATGGTCCTGATCTTAATGCAAAAGTTGCTGATTACTGCCTTCACCGCCTTATGACTCAAGCGGGGACAATAGAACAGATTCTTGATGCTGGCGTGTTGGGTTATCGTGCACCAGAGTTGGCTGCGTCCAAGAAACCACTGCCTTCCTTCAAATCAGATGTATATGCTTTTGGAGTCATTTTGTTGGAGCTCCTAACTGGGAAATGTGCAGGTGATGTTGTTTCGGGTGAAGATGGTGGAGTGGACTTGACCGATTGGGTAAGGTTGAAGGTGGCAGAAGGTGGAGGATCCAATTGTTTTGATAATGCATTGTCACCCCAGATGGGAAATCCAGCAATGGAGAAGCAAATGAAGGAGGTTCTTGCAATAGCTCTACGCTGCATACGTTCTGTATCCGAGAGGCCTGGTATCAAGACTGTATATGAGGACCTTTCATCTATATAG